One stretch of Nomascus leucogenys isolate Asia chromosome 9, Asia_NLE_v1, whole genome shotgun sequence DNA includes these proteins:
- the LOC100605934 gene encoding aldo-keto reductase family 1 member C1 homolog produces MDSKYQCVKLNDGHFMPVLGFGTYAPPEVPKSKALEATKLAIEAGFRHIDSAHLYNNEEQVGLAIRSKIADGSVKREDIFYTSKLWCNSHRPELVRPALERSLKNLQLDYVDLYLIHFPVSVKPGEEVIPKDENGKVLFDTVDLCATWEAMEKCKDAGLAKSIGVSNFNRRQLEMILNKPGLKYKPVCNQVECHPYFNQRKLLDFCKLKDIVLVAYSALGSHREEKWVDPNSPVLLEDPVLCALAKKHKRTPALIALRYQLQRGVVVLAKSYNEQRIRENMQVFEFQLTSEDMKTIDGLNRNVRYLTLDIFAGPPNYPFSDEY; encoded by the exons ATGGATTCGAAATACCAGTGCGTGAAGCTGAATGATGGTCACTTCATGCCTGTCCTGGGATTTGGCACCTATGCGCCTCCAGAG GTTCCTAAAAGTAAAGCTCTAGAGGCCACCAAATTGGCAATAGAAGCCGGGTTCCGCCATATTGATTCTGCTCATTTATACAATAATGAGGAGCAGGTTGGACTGGCCATCCGAAGCAAGATTGCAGATGGCAGTGTGAAGAGAGAAGACATATTCTACACTTCAAAG CTTTGGTGCAATTCCCATCGACCAGAGTTGGTCCGACCAGCCTTGGAAAGGTCACTGAAAAATCTTCAATTGGACTATGTTGACCTCTATCTTATACATTTTCCAGTGTCTGTAAAG CCAGGTGAGGAGGTGATCCCaaaagatgaaaatggaaaagtacTGTTTGACACAGTGGATCTCTGTGCCACGTGGGAG GCCATGGAGAAGTGTAAAGATGCAGGATTGGCCAAGTCCATCGGGGTGTCCAACTTCAATCGCAGGCAGCTGGAGATGATCCTCAACAAGCCAGGGCTCAAGTATAAGCCTGTCTGCAACCAG GTAGAATGTCATCCTTACTTCAACCAGAGAAAACTGCTGGATTTCTGCAAGTTAAAAGACATTGTTCTGGTTGCCTATAGTGCTCTGGGATCCCATCGAGAAGAAAAATG GGTGGACCCGAACTCCCCGGTTCTCTTGGAGGACCCAGTCCTTTGTGCCTTGGCAAAAAAGCACAAGCGAACCCCAGCCCTGATTGCCCTGCGCTACCAGCTGCAGCGTGGGGTTGTGGTCCTGGCCAAGAGCTACAATGAGCAGCGGATCAGAGAGAACATGCAG GTGTTTGAATTCCAGTTGACTTCAGAGGACATGAAAACCATAGATGGCCTAAACAGAAATGTGCGATATTTGACCCTTGATAT ttttGCTGGCCCCCCTAATTATCCATTTTCTGATGAATATTAA